The following are encoded in a window of Leishmania mexicana MHOM/GT/2001/U1103 complete genome, chromosome 3 genomic DNA:
- a CDS encoding putative inorganic pyrophosphatase has translation MLSRALRLLSSKSAASVVALPVYNTTEEGPAGSKAWRVFYKNAATDAIVSAWHDLPLYTGASAEPLVLTCVTEIPKGTRAKLELSKEEPHNPIKQDILKSKEGQPLRYFLYGDMPFNYGFLPCTWEDPTHIDPNTKCVGDGDPVDVVHIGTPHRVGTYGPVRVLGVLGLIDEGETDWKIIVESVSTTAGEGYGMLSKVPQELQATIIDWFENYKVPDGKKKNEFAFNKAIKDAETALSIVAQCASQYNALMEGKCTNPGYWLR, from the coding sequence ATGCTGAGTCGAGCGTTGAGACTCCTCAGCAGCAAGTCGGCAGCCAGCGTCGTGGCCCTGCCCGTCTACAACACCACGGAGGAGGGCCCCGCCGGCAGCAAGGCGTGGCGCGTGTTTTACAAAAATGCCGCCACAGACGCAATAGTGTCGGCTTGGCACGACTTGCCTCTCTACACTGGCGCCTCTGCCGAACCGCTCGTCCTCACCTGCGTGACGGAGATCCCGAAGGGCACGCGCGCGAAGCTCGAACTGAGCAAGGAGGAGCCGCACAACCCCATCAAGCAGGACATTTTGAAGAGCAAGGAGGGGCAGCCACTGCGGTACTTCTTGTACGGCGACATGCCCTTCAACTACGGATTCCTTCCCTGCACCTGGGAGGATCCGACGCACATCGACCCAAACACCAAGtgcgtcggcgacggcgacccCGTCGACGTCGTACACATCGGCACGCCGCATCGCGTGGGCACCTACGGACCAGTTCGCGTCCTCGGTGTGCTCGGGCTGATTGACGAGGGCGAGACCGACTGGAAGATCATCGTCGAGTCCgtgtcgacgacggcggGCGAGGGCTACGGGATGCTGTCGAAGGTGCCGCAGGAATTGCAAGCGACCATCATCGACTGGTTCGAGAACTACAAGGTGCCGGACGGCAAGAAGAAGAATGAGTTTGCCTTTAACAAGGCGATCAAGGATGCCGAGACAGCGCTTAGCATCGTCGCCCAGTGCGCCTCGCAGTACAACGCCTTGATGGAGGGGAAGTGCACCAACCCGGGCTATTGGCTGCGGTag